A region from the Janthinobacterium agaricidamnosum genome encodes:
- a CDS encoding ATP-binding protein produces the protein MKIVTRFKLAELFCVLLVAIIVAVLFSTSMAMQRELAKNKAAADILQAVTSLRYLSIEYALHHGARTRAQWQLRSESLSTGLLATPAFAAGEERALLRELRRDLASVDGLFELFVANHRELGQDPQRREVLGELESRLSGQIMGKVQGMIADAMLLSALSRQGVLDAQQQANVAVILFGGMIIALVAGLIYFTMTSVTGPLEKLRQGTLIVGEGKLDFALGVHTRNEIGDLARAFDGMTEKLRRTTVSRDELAQANAALETQIQERQLAERKVHEQLERLNLLQQITRSIGERQDLRSIFQVVVRSLEEQLPIDFSCICLYEPSEHALQVMCVGVRSEALALSFMMGEHAHIPIDENGLSSCVRGKLVYEADIADVAFPFPQRLAQGGLRALVMAPLPAENTVFGILIVARRAAHSFTSGECEFLSQLSEHVALAANQARLYGALQRAYDDLRQTQQSVMQQERLRALGQMASGIAHDINNAISPVALYTESLLETETNLSPQGRHCLEVIERAIDDVAATVARMREFYRQREPQLALSPIDANLVVQQVLDLTRARWSDMPQQRGIVIALHTELAHGLPMLPGSAGELREALTNLVFNAVDAMPEGGTLSVRTSCADVAGEAARQMRIEVADTGIGMDDNTRRRCLEPFFTTKGERGTGLGLAMVYGMMERHGASIDIVTAPGQGTAVRLVFPACAADEGQQAPDMAHLVPPRLRILVVDDDPMVLKSLRDILEIDGHDVVSADGGQAGIDSFLAARDRHEDFAVVITDLGMPHVDGRKVASAVRRCSPATPIIMLTGWGQRLAADSDYPEHVNCVLGKPPRLKELRRALNAVMSTG, from the coding sequence ATGCGCTGCACCATGGCGCGCGCACGCGGGCACAGTGGCAGCTGCGCAGCGAGTCGCTGTCCACCGGCTTGCTGGCCACGCCGGCCTTCGCCGCCGGCGAGGAGCGCGCGCTGCTGCGGGAATTGCGGCGCGACCTGGCAAGCGTGGACGGCCTGTTCGAGCTGTTTGTCGCGAATCACCGCGAGTTGGGTCAGGACCCGCAGCGGCGCGAGGTGCTGGGCGAGCTGGAGTCGCGCCTGTCCGGCCAGATCATGGGCAAGGTGCAGGGCATGATCGCCGATGCGATGCTGCTGTCCGCATTGAGCCGGCAAGGCGTGCTGGACGCCCAGCAGCAGGCCAACGTGGCCGTGATATTGTTCGGCGGCATGATCATCGCGCTGGTGGCCGGTTTGATCTATTTCACCATGACCAGCGTCACGGGGCCGCTGGAGAAGCTGCGCCAGGGCACCCTGATCGTCGGCGAAGGCAAGCTCGATTTTGCGCTCGGCGTGCATACCAGGAATGAAATCGGCGACCTGGCACGCGCCTTCGACGGCATGACGGAAAAGCTGCGCCGCACCACCGTCTCGCGCGACGAACTGGCGCAGGCGAATGCGGCCCTGGAAACGCAGATACAGGAACGTCAGCTGGCCGAGCGCAAGGTGCATGAACAGCTTGAGCGCCTGAACCTGCTGCAGCAGATCACGCGCTCGATCGGAGAGCGGCAGGATTTGCGCAGTATTTTCCAGGTGGTGGTGCGCAGCCTGGAAGAGCAGCTGCCCATCGATTTCAGCTGCATTTGCCTGTACGAACCGTCCGAACACGCGCTGCAGGTGATGTGCGTGGGCGTGCGCAGCGAGGCGCTGGCGCTATCGTTCATGATGGGCGAACACGCGCACATTCCCATCGACGAGAATGGCCTGTCGAGCTGCGTGCGCGGCAAGCTCGTGTATGAGGCCGACATTGCCGACGTGGCGTTCCCGTTTCCGCAGCGCCTGGCGCAAGGGGGGCTGCGCGCCCTCGTCATGGCGCCGCTGCCGGCCGAAAACACGGTCTTCGGCATCCTCATCGTGGCGCGCCGCGCCGCGCACAGCTTTACCAGCGGCGAGTGCGAATTCCTCAGCCAGCTGAGCGAACACGTGGCGCTGGCCGCCAACCAGGCGCGGCTCTACGGCGCGCTGCAGCGCGCGTATGACGATTTGCGCCAGACGCAGCAGTCGGTAATGCAGCAGGAGCGCCTGCGCGCGCTGGGGCAGATGGCCAGCGGCATCGCGCACGATATCAATAACGCCATTTCGCCCGTGGCCCTGTACACGGAATCGCTGCTGGAGACGGAAACCAATCTCAGTCCGCAGGGCCGGCATTGCCTGGAAGTGATCGAACGCGCCATCGACGACGTGGCCGCCACCGTGGCGCGCATGCGCGAATTCTACCGCCAGCGCGAACCGCAACTGGCGCTCTCGCCCATCGACGCGAACCTGGTGGTGCAGCAGGTGCTGGACCTGACCCGCGCGCGCTGGAGCGACATGCCGCAGCAGCGCGGCATCGTCATCGCCCTGCACACGGAGCTGGCGCACGGCCTGCCCATGCTGCCGGGCAGCGCGGGCGAGCTGCGCGAAGCGCTGACGAACCTGGTCTTCAACGCCGTCGACGCCATGCCGGAAGGCGGCACCCTGAGCGTGCGCACCAGCTGCGCCGACGTGGCGGGCGAGGCGGCGCGGCAGATGCGGATAGAAGTAGCCGACACGGGCATCGGCATGGACGACAATACGCGCCGCCGCTGCCTGGAACCGTTTTTTACCACCAAGGGCGAGCGTGGCACGGGTCTGGGCCTGGCCATGGTGTACGGCATGATGGAGCGCCATGGCGCCAGCATCGACATCGTCACGGCGCCGGGGCAGGGCACGGCGGTGCGCCTGGTTTTTCCCGCCTGCGCCGCCGACGAGGGGCAGCAAGCGCCCGACATGGCCCATCTTGTGCCGCCGCGCCTGCGCATCCTCGTGGTGGACGACGACCCGATGGTGCTCAAGTCCCTGCGCGACATCCTGGAAATCGATGGCCACGACGTGGTGTCGGCCGACGGCGGCCAGGCCGGCATCGATAGCTTCCTGGCCGCGCGCGACAGGCACGAGGATTTTGCCGTGGTCATCACGGACCTGGGCATGCCTCACGTGGACGGGCGCAAGGTGGCCAGCGCCGTGCGCCGCTGTTCGCCGGCCACGCCCATCATCATGCTCACGGGCTGGGGCCAGCGCCTGGCCGCCGACAGCGATTATCCCGAGCACGTCA